One region of Zerene cesonia ecotype Mississippi chromosome 15, Zerene_cesonia_1.1, whole genome shotgun sequence genomic DNA includes:
- the LOC119832530 gene encoding eukaryotic translation initiation factor 3 subunit B yields MAKKKGDEKVNQTPHSDNEEQNFDEEPNFDDPEGFVDDVSDEELLADLLEQKPKESDGYENVVVVDGCPQVGPERLEKLQSVINKIFSKFGTIVNEYYPTTETGVTTGYIFLEYSNPQNAAEAVQATNNCKLDKQHTFLVNLFTDFKKYEEIPQEWEPPAPQPFKVQSDLQWYLMDPDAYDQFLVGIGTGVALQVWQNALPEPTLLQERPNWTETYAVWSPLGTYLATFHWRGVALWAGPKFTQFQKFYHPEARFISFSPCENYIVTFSPTGDRGDDKKLIIWDIRTGQEKRSFPPPDEYVTWPIFRWSKDDRFFARLGADVLSVYETPGFGLLDKKSIRIPGIRDFCWSPSDNVLAYWVAEEKDVPARVTLLELPNRAEIRSKNLFVDRYSKLKKDKNELKYSGMYYNFEIFHMREKEIPVDSVEIKEPIQAFAWEPVGSKFAIIHGDQANMQVSFYRVNTGQAPSLLKKLAGSFNHVFWSPQGQFVVLANFGLTGGALEFLDTNDFTIMNVADHYQMSGIEWDPTGRYVVTGVSSLKCKMDCGYYIWSFQGKILRRVMKEGFAQFHWRPRPPTPLSEKQQKDIKKNLKKYYPQFESKDRMRSTKASKELVAKRTEQMKKYREYRQARAADWAAQKSRRLALRDYVDTDAPPAAAAAAAADASDAAANDVEELVEFFVKEETTVID; encoded by the exons ATGGCTAAGAAAAAAGGAGACGAAAAAGTAAACCAAACTCCTCACAGTGATAATGAAGAGCAAAATTTTGATGAAGAGCCCAATTTTGATGACCCGGAAGGATTTGTCGATGATGTCTCTGATGAAG AGTTGTTAGCGGACCTCTTAGAACAGAAGCCTAAGGAATCTGACGGCTACGAAAATGTAGTCGTAGTGGACGGGTGCCCGCAGGTCGGCCCGGAACGTTTGGAGAAGCTGCAAAgtgttattaacaaaatatttagcaaGTTTGGGACAATTGTGAATGAGTATTATCCGACTACTGAAACCGGAGTTACGACGGGATACATTTTTCTCGAATATAGTAACCCGCAAAACGCGGCGGAGGCCGTGCAAGCcacaaataattgtaaattagatAAGCAGCACACATTTTTAGTAAACCTTTTTacagattttaaaaa ATATGAAGAAATACCACAAGAATGGGAGCCTCCTGCACCACAGCCATTCAAGGTGCAGTCAGATCTGCAATGGTACCTCATGGACCCTGATGCCTACGATCAGTTTCTGGTGGGCATTGGCACTGGGGTGGCCCTGCAGGTGTGGCAGAACGCTCTGCCCGAACCCACCTTGCTACAGGAGAGACCT AACTGGACGGAGACGTACGCGGTGTGGTCGCCGCTGGGCACGTACCTGGCCACGTTCCACTGGCGCGGCGTGGCGCTGTGGGCCGGGCCCAAGTTCACGCAGTTCCAGAAGTTCTACCACCCCGAGGCGCGCTTCATCTCCTTCTCGCCTTGCGAGAACTACATCGTCACCTTCTCGCCCACCGGCGACCGCGGCGACGACAAGAAGCTCATCATCTGGGACATCAG GACCGGGCAGGAGAAGCGCAGCTTCCCACCGCCCGACGAGTACGTGACGTGGCCCATCTTCCGCTGGAGCAAGGACGACCGCTTCTTCGCGCGGCTCGGCGCAGACGTGCTGTCCGTGTACGAGACGCCCGGCTTCGGGCTGCTGGACAAGAAGTCCATCCGCATCCCCGGCATCCGCGACTTCTGCTGGTCGCCGAGCGACAACGTGCTGGCCTACTGGGTGGCCGAGGAGAAGGACGTGCCGGCGCGCGTCACGCTGCTGGAGCTGCCCAACCGCGCCGAGATCCGCTCCAAGAACCTCTTC GTCGACCGCTACTCGAAGCTCAAGAAGGACAAGAACGAGCTCAAGTACTCGGGCATGTACTACAACTTCGAGATCTTCCACATGCGCGAGAAGGAGATCCCCGTGGACAGCGTGGAGATCAAGGAGCCGATCCAGGCGTTCGCGTGGGAGCCGGTGGGCAGCAAGTTCGCGATCATCCACGGCGACCAGGCCAACATGCAGGTGTCGTTCTACCGCGTCAACACGGGCCAGGCGCCGTCGCTGCTCAAGAAGCTGGCGGGCTCCTTCAACCACGTGTTCTGGTCGCCGCAGGGCCAGTTCGTGGTGCTGGCCAACTTCGGGCTCACGGGCGGCGCGCTCGAGTTCCTCGACACCAACGACTTCACCATCATGAACGTGGCCGACCACTACCAG ATGTCTGGCATCGAGTGGGACCCGACGGGGCGCTACGTGGTGACGGGCGTGTCCTCGCTCAAGTGTAAGATGGACTGCGGCTACTACATCTGGTCCTTCCAGGGCAAAATTCTGCGCAG GGTGATGAAGGAAGGGTTCGCGCAGTTCCACTGGCGGCCGCGGCCGCCGACGCCGCTGTCGGAGAAGCAGCAGAAGGACATCAAGAAGAACCTGAAGAAGTACTACCCGCAATTCGAGTCGAAGGACCGCATGCGCAGCACGAAGGCGAGCAAAGAGCTGGTGGCGAAGCGCACGGAGCAGATGAAGAAGTACCGCGAGTACCGGCAGGCGCGCGCCGCCGACTGGGCCGCGCAGAAGAGCCGCCGCCTGGCGCTGCGCGACTACGTGGACACGgacgcgccgcccgccgccgccgccgccgccgccgccgacgCGTCCGACGCCGCCGCCAACGACGTCGAGGAGCTCGTCGAGTTCTTCGTCAAGGAGGAGACCACCGTCATCGACTAG